The following coding sequences lie in one Jonesia denitrificans DSM 20603 genomic window:
- a CDS encoding glycoside hydrolase family 3 N-terminal domain-containing protein: MSSRTRKGDGARVAMSNKKFLALWVPVLAILAILVIVANVALNIGSKWVESQLGGGTYTVNSPEEAQGWDTEYYTSEFESVDAVNAAAKDLVAEIAGEGIVLAKHENQALPLAAGSKVTMLGRAAADPVFGGSGSGSVDTSDAVDARQGLLNAGFEVNDSVYESIAAFAAENPRGHIEMDLPDQSSYNIGELPVSEYEALSGSFADYDDAAVVFIGRPGGEGGDLARDMQGWDDNYTDGQHQLELNKDEKDLLALATAEFDTVVVVVNVSTSMELGPVQDNSGVDSVLLVGSPGATGFDALGGVLAGEINPSGRTVDVWASDFTADPTFVNFGNFLYSNLEVSYPASALEAVASNATVTSDAPFVNYQEGIYFGYRYYETAAAEGFINYDDAVVYPFGYGLSFTDFAWELGQVDTGDVDGDVSVDVTVTNTGDVAGRDVVELYYTAPYTPGGIEKAEVVLGGFAKTDLIEPGQSQTVTITLAVEDMASYDYETNKAWVLDAGDYVLSVRTDSHTVAQGIDPITYTVDETVVYSGDTARSHDEAAVTNQFDDVSAQFTDGDEPGKIRNMSRADFAGTFPSAPDGELLVASDEVAAGFAPYDAEAAAQGADVDAPTTGADSDLTLVDMRGLDYGDPAWDELLDSLTIDEMTEMLLNGAYQTGAIVSIAKPLTTELDGPAGFSSFINASINGVAYPSEYLVAQTWNPELAQAMGEMLGHEALFKDVSGWYAPAMNLHRSPFAGRNFEYYSEDPFLSGVMATAASNGAATKGLYTTLKHFALNDQEDNRVNNGIATWANEQTIREIYLKPFEMAVKNISMPVPYIADDNGTIEETTVGATAVMSSFNRIGSTWAGGSHALMTTVLREEWGFNGFAISDFNLYRYMNPNQGIAAGTDLTLTFAPSKSFDDTSSAFAQQNIRTATHNILYTVANSNAMNGFAPGATVSYTPPTWRYIQIGASVALGALIVAGAFFVIRRVRRHSATAKTTS; encoded by the coding sequence TTGTCTTCTCGAACGCGAAAGGGCGATGGCGCCCGTGTTGCCATGTCGAATAAGAAGTTTTTGGCGCTGTGGGTCCCGGTTCTTGCGATCCTGGCGATCCTGGTCATTGTGGCCAATGTTGCCCTCAACATTGGTTCGAAGTGGGTGGAGTCGCAGTTAGGTGGCGGCACATATACGGTGAACAGCCCTGAGGAAGCGCAGGGGTGGGACACCGAGTATTACACCTCTGAGTTTGAGTCCGTTGATGCAGTCAATGCTGCGGCGAAGGATCTTGTTGCTGAGATCGCGGGTGAGGGCATTGTTCTTGCCAAGCATGAGAACCAGGCTCTTCCTCTTGCTGCGGGTTCCAAGGTGACGATGTTGGGCCGTGCGGCTGCTGACCCTGTGTTTGGCGGGTCCGGGTCGGGTTCTGTGGACACCTCGGATGCGGTTGATGCGCGTCAGGGGTTGCTCAACGCCGGTTTTGAGGTCAATGACTCGGTGTATGAGTCGATTGCTGCGTTTGCGGCGGAGAACCCTCGTGGCCACATTGAAATGGATTTGCCAGACCAGTCGTCGTACAACATTGGCGAGTTGCCGGTGTCGGAGTATGAGGCACTGTCTGGTTCTTTTGCTGACTATGATGATGCCGCTGTGGTGTTCATTGGTCGCCCTGGTGGTGAGGGTGGTGACTTGGCCCGTGACATGCAGGGCTGGGACGACAACTACACTGATGGGCAGCACCAGTTGGAGTTGAACAAGGATGAGAAGGATCTCCTTGCGTTGGCCACTGCCGAGTTTGACACCGTTGTTGTTGTGGTGAACGTGTCAACGTCGATGGAGTTGGGCCCCGTTCAGGACAATTCGGGTGTTGACTCGGTGTTGCTTGTTGGGTCACCTGGGGCTACCGGTTTTGACGCGTTGGGTGGTGTGCTTGCTGGTGAGATCAACCCTTCTGGTCGCACGGTGGATGTGTGGGCGAGCGACTTCACCGCAGACCCAACGTTTGTGAACTTTGGAAACTTCTTGTACTCCAACCTTGAGGTGTCCTACCCCGCGTCCGCACTGGAGGCTGTAGCCTCGAATGCGACTGTGACGTCAGATGCTCCGTTTGTGAACTACCAGGAGGGCATCTACTTTGGGTACCGCTACTACGAGACGGCAGCTGCCGAAGGGTTCATTAACTATGACGACGCCGTGGTGTACCCCTTTGGGTATGGCCTGTCGTTCACGGATTTTGCTTGGGAACTTGGTCAGGTAGACACCGGTGACGTTGATGGTGATGTCAGTGTCGATGTGACGGTGACAAACACGGGTGACGTTGCTGGTCGTGACGTTGTTGAGCTCTACTACACCGCACCGTACACGCCTGGTGGCATTGAAAAGGCTGAGGTTGTGCTTGGTGGGTTCGCAAAGACGGACCTTATTGAGCCTGGACAGTCACAGACTGTCACGATCACCCTCGCTGTTGAAGACATGGCCTCGTACGACTACGAGACGAACAAAGCCTGGGTCCTTGACGCTGGTGATTACGTGCTCAGTGTCCGCACTGATTCGCACACTGTTGCTCAGGGCATTGATCCCATCACCTACACCGTTGATGAGACGGTTGTGTACTCCGGTGACACGGCACGCTCGCACGATGAGGCTGCTGTGACAAACCAGTTTGACGATGTGTCCGCTCAGTTCACTGACGGCGATGAGCCGGGCAAGATTCGTAACATGTCGCGTGCGGACTTCGCGGGAACGTTCCCCAGTGCGCCTGATGGTGAGTTGCTTGTTGCGTCTGACGAGGTGGCAGCAGGGTTTGCGCCCTATGATGCGGAGGCCGCAGCTCAAGGCGCTGACGTGGATGCACCCACCACCGGGGCTGACAGTGACCTGACCCTTGTGGATATGCGCGGACTAGACTACGGCGACCCGGCATGGGATGAACTGCTGGACTCCCTCACCATTGATGAGATGACAGAAATGCTACTCAATGGTGCATACCAAACGGGTGCGATCGTGTCGATTGCGAAGCCACTGACCACCGAACTTGATGGGCCAGCTGGTTTCTCCTCCTTCATTAACGCATCCATTAATGGTGTGGCATACCCCTCTGAGTACCTGGTGGCACAAACCTGGAACCCTGAACTCGCGCAAGCGATGGGAGAGATGCTCGGTCACGAGGCACTGTTCAAGGACGTGTCTGGGTGGTACGCACCAGCCATGAACTTGCACCGTTCACCGTTCGCGGGCCGAAACTTCGAGTACTACTCCGAAGACCCGTTCTTGTCAGGTGTCATGGCCACTGCCGCATCAAATGGTGCAGCAACCAAGGGGCTCTACACCACGTTGAAGCACTTTGCCCTCAACGACCAGGAAGACAACCGTGTCAACAACGGGATCGCCACCTGGGCGAATGAGCAAACGATCCGCGAGATCTACCTCAAACCGTTTGAGATGGCTGTCAAAAACATCAGCATGCCCGTTCCCTACATTGCCGACGACAACGGAACCATCGAAGAAACCACGGTGGGTGCCACCGCAGTGATGAGTTCCTTCAACCGTATTGGGTCCACCTGGGCTGGTGGTTCACACGCCTTGATGACCACAGTGCTCCGTGAGGAATGGGGATTCAACGGGTTCGCGATCTCGGACTTCAACCTCTACCGGTACATGAACCCGAACCAGGGAATCGCTGCCGGAACCGACCTCACGTTGACGTTCGCGCCATCAAAGTCCTTTGATGACACAAGTTCAGCATTCGCGCAGCAGAACATCCGCACCGCGACCCACAACATTTTGTACACCGTGGCGAACTCCAACGCCATGAACGGATTCGCACCGGGAGCAACCGTGTCGTACACGCCTCCCACCTGGCGTTACATCCAGATCGGGGCGTCTGTTGCACTGGGCGCACTCATTGTGGCTGGAGCGTTCTTTGTGATCCGTCGAGTGCGTCGCCACTCAGCAACGGCCAAGACGACAAGCTAG
- a CDS encoding ABC transporter permease, with product MRAFIDTFHDCALDMSARLQRTLLLVIAVALGAGTFVMSLGSNVTASHQITNDMAAGTLDHISVSVSGGTETRTFPDNADTRALTLPMVESSARRLDISIDRVQPNRFTTANLDDYITDVTVTGVTSGYFDVMDITGGTQGHWVLDATEHTNVAYLGTTAAQQLGIPTDTPYPTGYQISLAGRRVDVIGIVHSSPRARIDHLIIVPYAYALAVEPTDSQAVLTVRTAIGAGGPVSTALRQVVRPDAPERLSVTQVATLDSLRSGVDSQLSRLGMSVGVTLLVLTTLLIANSMIVSVMSRTSEIGLRRALGSSHADIARLFLTEGAITGVLGGLAGAAVGVVGTVVTALVNGWSVSMPWWLPLIGLAIGAVVGVLASVYPALSAAKVNPATAIRAD from the coding sequence GTGCGCGCGTTCATTGATACCTTCCACGACTGCGCCCTCGACATGAGCGCCCGCCTCCAGCGCACACTCCTACTCGTCATCGCAGTAGCGCTCGGTGCCGGAACATTCGTCATGTCCCTGGGGTCCAATGTGACCGCCTCCCACCAGATCACCAACGACATGGCGGCAGGAACCCTCGACCACATCAGTGTGAGCGTCTCCGGCGGAACAGAAACCCGAACCTTCCCCGACAATGCCGACACCCGCGCGCTAACCCTCCCCATGGTGGAATCCTCAGCCCGCAGACTCGACATCAGCATCGACCGGGTACAACCCAACCGGTTCACCACCGCAAACCTCGACGACTACATCACAGACGTGACCGTCACAGGAGTGACCTCCGGTTACTTCGACGTCATGGACATCACCGGCGGAACACAAGGACACTGGGTGCTTGACGCAACCGAACACACCAACGTGGCCTACCTCGGTACCACAGCCGCCCAACAACTTGGAATCCCCACCGACACCCCCTACCCAACCGGCTACCAAATCTCACTGGCAGGACGCCGCGTTGACGTCATCGGGATCGTGCACTCCTCACCACGAGCACGCATCGACCACCTCATCATCGTGCCCTACGCCTACGCGCTCGCAGTAGAACCCACTGACAGTCAAGCAGTGTTGACGGTGCGCACAGCAATCGGTGCAGGGGGGCCAGTGTCCACCGCGTTGCGTCAGGTGGTGCGTCCCGATGCGCCAGAACGGCTGTCTGTTACACAGGTGGCCACGTTAGATTCGTTGAGGTCCGGGGTGGACTCCCAACTGTCCCGGTTGGGTATGTCCGTAGGGGTGACGTTGTTGGTGTTAACCACTCTTCTCATTGCGAACTCCATGATTGTGTCCGTCATGTCGCGCACTTCGGAAATCGGGTTGCGGCGTGCGCTTGGATCGTCGCACGCAGACATCGCTCGACTGTTTCTCACCGAAGGCGCCATCACCGGTGTGTTAGGTGGGCTTGCCGGGGCGGCTGTGGGGGTGGTGGGCACGGTTGTGACCGCATTAGTCAATGGGTGGAGTGTGAGCATGCCGTGGTGGCTGCCTCTCATCGGGTTAGCTATTGGCGCAGTTGTGGGGGTTCTCGCATCGGTGTATCCGGCGTTGTCTGCTGCCAAGGTCAACCCGGCAACAGCGATCCGCGCCGATTAA
- a CDS encoding TrmH family RNA methyltransferase encodes MVYHEPRIPGNTGSAIRLAAVTGARLHVVEPLGFDLSEAKVKRAGLDYHDLAVMDIHPSFDALVDLYPDSRVFAFTTRATVPFTEVTYSPTDLLVFGPEPTGLDDAVLNHPRITGEVRIPMLPGLRSLNLTNSASIAVYEAWRQNGFREGV; translated from the coding sequence CTGGTGTATCACGAGCCCCGGATCCCGGGGAATACGGGGAGTGCCATCCGGTTGGCGGCTGTGACTGGTGCCCGACTGCATGTGGTGGAACCGTTGGGTTTTGATTTGTCCGAGGCGAAGGTGAAGCGTGCCGGGTTGGATTACCACGATCTGGCGGTGATGGACATTCACCCATCATTTGATGCTCTCGTGGATTTGTACCCCGATTCACGGGTTTTTGCGTTTACAACTCGTGCAACGGTTCCATTTACGGAGGTCACGTACTCGCCTACGGACCTGTTGGTGTTTGGTCCCGAACCAACCGGGCTTGACGATGCGGTTCTCAACCATCCCCGGATCACCGGTGAGGTGCGTATCCCTATGCTTCCTGGGTTGCGATCCTTGAACTTGACGAATTCGGCGTCGATCGCCGTGTATGAGGCCTGGCGGCAAAACGGGTTTCGCGAAGGGGTGTAA
- a CDS encoding YhgE/Pip domain-containing protein: MSRRKVIALILATLLPVASIALMLWSYHDRADAATNVKAAVVNLDEMATIGEGEDAQPFPGGRLLTAGLTTNEDVLTWDIVSQSTARDGLESGDYAAIITIPKEFSASVVGVLNNSPTQAPITVETNEANSQLVSFLSQYIAQTAAATTGYEITEMFINSTLTQVQPLAGGLTDAADGANQLAQGTNELSDGLGQISGGAGVLADGVTEAGTGASQLADGARQLNTGIGQFAQGVSSAQSGAGQLTTGASQLAGGVSELATGTRELAGGASELAAGAEELAGGLSTLSKEASALPQGVRQLNSGAEQLADGLTQASQGAQALRPAVAGLAGGSEELAQGAQAITGLTQSVQLACSDPSTADECAAALGTLTTVVSGFSQGATGFSQGADQLVTGLSDLPDGLSALAAGANDLAEGTSELAAQAPQLTQGITQLSNGATELAGGTQELASGTSQLADGAAQLNGGAGALSQGLGELTGGLSSAAAGASQLQQGSSQLATGTSELATGITGAGDGARELADGLEQLDDGSTQLAGGADELADGLGDASQQVGALNDIPDTIGSVLAKPIISDHVETNPLGSAISGLAGPIAAVFMWVGAFALSLIHRISPRTYLGTTVPVGQRLASGLVIPGVAALIQTAALLAVLVSFGVKIANWPLTIMVLLVGTLTFMVITEVFVLLWGKSTGWLVSLLFFAVQAASVGGLLPIDTAPHTFQVLNALVPLPLAADALNASIAGATSAHAGIALLGLVMWLLIAGAAAWWAAAREERWRPLPTGQVSPA, from the coding sequence ATGTCCCGCCGGAAAGTCATTGCTCTCATCCTTGCGACCCTCTTACCGGTTGCCTCGATCGCCCTGATGCTGTGGTCCTACCACGACCGTGCCGATGCGGCCACGAACGTCAAAGCCGCGGTAGTCAACCTTGATGAAATGGCCACCATCGGGGAAGGCGAGGACGCTCAACCATTCCCCGGTGGTCGTCTCCTCACCGCAGGACTCACCACCAACGAAGACGTTCTCACGTGGGATATTGTTTCCCAGTCCACAGCGCGCGACGGGTTAGAATCCGGCGATTATGCCGCGATCATCACCATTCCCAAAGAGTTTTCCGCATCGGTTGTTGGGGTGCTCAACAACTCCCCCACCCAAGCTCCCATCACGGTTGAAACGAACGAGGCGAACTCACAGCTGGTGTCGTTCCTGTCCCAGTACATTGCCCAAACAGCGGCAGCAACCACCGGGTATGAGATCACGGAAATGTTCATCAACTCCACTCTCACCCAGGTGCAACCCCTCGCAGGTGGACTCACTGACGCCGCTGACGGAGCTAACCAACTCGCGCAAGGAACTAACGAACTCAGCGACGGACTCGGCCAGATCTCTGGAGGCGCCGGCGTCCTCGCAGACGGTGTCACTGAAGCAGGAACTGGTGCATCCCAGCTTGCTGACGGCGCCCGCCAACTCAATACCGGGATCGGTCAGTTCGCCCAAGGCGTGAGCTCTGCGCAGTCTGGAGCCGGGCAACTCACCACAGGGGCATCCCAACTCGCTGGCGGTGTCTCTGAACTGGCAACCGGCACCCGAGAACTAGCAGGTGGCGCATCCGAACTCGCCGCCGGAGCGGAAGAACTGGCAGGCGGATTAAGCACCCTCTCAAAAGAAGCATCCGCCCTCCCACAAGGTGTGCGCCAACTCAACTCGGGCGCTGAACAACTCGCAGATGGACTCACACAAGCCTCACAAGGCGCACAAGCACTACGTCCAGCAGTCGCTGGGTTGGCAGGCGGTTCCGAAGAACTCGCACAAGGCGCACAAGCAATCACCGGTCTGACACAATCGGTCCAACTGGCCTGCTCGGACCCCAGCACCGCTGACGAATGCGCTGCAGCACTGGGAACACTCACCACCGTCGTCTCCGGGTTTTCCCAAGGAGCCACCGGATTTTCCCAAGGCGCAGACCAACTCGTGACCGGCCTCAGCGACCTTCCCGACGGTCTCAGCGCACTCGCCGCAGGAGCCAACGACCTGGCAGAAGGAACCAGCGAACTCGCCGCCCAAGCACCCCAACTCACCCAAGGCATCACCCAACTCAGCAACGGTGCCACTGAACTAGCCGGCGGAACCCAAGAACTCGCCTCCGGAACCTCCCAACTCGCTGACGGTGCCGCACAACTCAACGGCGGTGCCGGGGCCCTGTCACAAGGTCTTGGGGAACTCACCGGTGGCCTGTCCTCCGCTGCAGCAGGCGCATCGCAACTCCAGCAAGGCTCCTCCCAACTCGCCACCGGAACCAGCGAACTCGCCACCGGCATCACCGGCGCCGGAGATGGCGCCCGTGAACTCGCTGACGGGTTGGAACAACTCGATGACGGGTCCACCCAACTCGCCGGCGGAGCAGACGAACTCGCTGACGGACTGGGGGACGCATCACAGCAAGTTGGTGCGCTCAACGACATTCCCGACACCATCGGGAGCGTTCTAGCCAAACCCATCATCTCCGACCACGTGGAAACGAACCCGCTTGGCTCAGCGATCTCTGGGCTCGCCGGACCCATCGCCGCCGTGTTCATGTGGGTTGGGGCGTTCGCGCTTTCCCTGATTCACCGGATTTCCCCCCGCACATACTTGGGAACAACCGTCCCCGTTGGGCAACGGCTCGCATCCGGGTTGGTCATCCCAGGGGTTGCGGCCCTCATCCAAACCGCAGCGCTCCTCGCTGTCCTGGTGAGCTTCGGAGTGAAGATCGCGAACTGGCCACTGACCATCATGGTCCTGCTCGTCGGGACGTTGACGTTCATGGTCATCACCGAAGTGTTCGTGTTGCTGTGGGGCAAATCCACCGGCTGGTTGGTCTCACTGTTGTTCTTCGCAGTCCAAGCCGCCAGCGTTGGCGGGTTACTCCCCATTGACACCGCACCTCACACATTTCAGGTGCTCAACGCCCTTGTGCCACTGCCGCTTGCTGCCGATGCACTCAATGCATCAATTGCAGGAGCAACCTCCGCTCATGCTGGGATCGCACTTCTTGGCTTGGTCATGTGGTTGCTCATCGCTGGAGCAGCCGCATGGTGGGCTGCAGCACGGGAAGAACGGTGGCGGCCGCTTCCGACCGGGCAAGTGTCCCCCGCATAA
- a CDS encoding peptidoglycan-binding domain-containing protein: protein MTQPEWDTQILHTPNSLSSTQGTDPADASASPPQSRVALPHRWMVVWVLGTLLALGVGYLAGFLVRTPLDQAQENSHVVIQATATATMHDFVPDIASGTGTIRKGRTITLPEFALPNGDTPIVTERIAKAGTTIASGRPVLSIAGHPVFVLSIPFPLYRDLAPGDSGHDVKALQQELARLGHYHGAIDGDYGPGMAAAVRELYRSSGATPPSASADLLDAVTAAQQELNAATSERPTPPSGDSTTTEDGTNTVHTERPQAALTTALAAAKRAADTPLPRFAIIAIPAKSVDVIKTPPVGTQLSESPDSLHLRSQGTTVTGRLSVLEAEGFTEGDTVTVTVQTNTHVHAEGTLTNLSEFKEGEPDNNIPPGYDYVVTVPADNATEFSDNDGVTITASHTTTTATTALAVPLLAIRQDSNGTYVLTVTHPRDAANPDDHTRINVTPGQQQDGWVDITGADLNDGDIVVLGGGQ from the coding sequence ATGACACAACCCGAGTGGGACACCCAGATCCTGCACACACCCAACAGCTTGTCCTCAACGCAGGGCACTGACCCCGCCGATGCGTCAGCATCCCCACCCCAGTCAAGGGTGGCGTTGCCACACCGGTGGATGGTTGTGTGGGTTCTGGGGACCCTCCTCGCACTGGGTGTCGGATACCTCGCCGGGTTCCTTGTGCGAACCCCACTAGACCAAGCACAAGAAAACTCCCACGTTGTTATCCAAGCAACCGCAACCGCCACCATGCACGACTTTGTGCCCGACATTGCGAGTGGCACCGGGACCATCCGTAAAGGCAGAACCATCACCCTGCCAGAGTTTGCGTTACCCAACGGGGACACCCCCATCGTCACCGAACGCATCGCCAAAGCCGGGACAACCATCGCAAGCGGCCGCCCCGTCCTCTCCATCGCCGGACACCCCGTGTTCGTCTTATCCATCCCATTCCCGCTCTACCGCGATCTTGCCCCAGGCGACTCAGGGCACGACGTCAAAGCACTCCAACAAGAACTCGCCCGCCTCGGGCACTACCACGGTGCAATCGACGGAGACTACGGGCCAGGTATGGCCGCAGCGGTGCGTGAACTCTACCGCAGCTCAGGGGCAACACCCCCCAGCGCATCGGCAGACCTCCTCGACGCAGTCACCGCAGCTCAACAAGAACTCAACGCTGCCACCAGTGAGAGGCCCACCCCACCCAGCGGCGACTCAACCACCACCGAAGACGGCACAAACACCGTACACACCGAACGCCCTCAAGCGGCCCTGACCACAGCCCTGGCCGCCGCGAAACGAGCCGCGGACACCCCACTTCCACGCTTCGCAATCATCGCGATCCCCGCGAAAAGCGTCGACGTCATCAAAACACCACCGGTTGGAACACAACTCAGCGAATCACCTGACTCACTCCACCTACGATCCCAAGGAACCACCGTCACCGGCAGACTCTCAGTCCTCGAAGCAGAAGGCTTCACCGAAGGCGACACCGTCACGGTGACCGTGCAAACCAACACCCACGTCCACGCCGAAGGAACACTGACCAACCTGTCCGAATTCAAAGAAGGCGAACCAGACAACAACATCCCACCCGGCTACGACTACGTAGTGACCGTCCCCGCTGACAACGCCACCGAATTCTCCGACAACGACGGAGTCACCATCACCGCGTCACACACCACCACAACAGCAACCACAGCGCTCGCCGTCCCACTCCTGGCCATCAGGCAAGACAGCAACGGAACCTATGTACTCACCGTCACCCACCCCCGTGACGCAGCAAACCCAGATGACCACACCCGCATCAACGTCACCCCAGGCCAACAACAAGACGGGTGGGTCGACATCACCGGAGCCGACCTCAACGACGGAGACATTGTCGTCCTAGGTGGCGGCCAGTGA
- a CDS encoding SDR family oxidoreductase, with amino-acid sequence MSTIAVVGGHGKIAMLLHPILVAAGHQPVALARSEEYRSDLDRVGAQLRLLDIENSQVEDYVAAFAGCDAVVFAAGGGPDGNKDRKKTVDLGGSLASIDAAQRAGVRRFVQISAMGVDEPLPEDTGDVWAAYVEAKRDADTALRDSGLQWTIIRPGALTDEAATGAVTVGDTVDRGEITRADVAALVAAALATDSTIGTQWEAINGDTPIGDAVRGISA; translated from the coding sequence ATGAGCACTATTGCGGTGGTGGGCGGCCACGGAAAAATCGCCATGCTTCTTCATCCGATTCTTGTTGCTGCCGGGCACCAACCAGTTGCGTTGGCGCGCAGTGAAGAGTACCGATCCGACCTGGATCGGGTGGGCGCCCAGTTGCGTCTGTTAGATATTGAGAACAGTCAGGTTGAGGACTATGTGGCAGCTTTCGCTGGGTGCGATGCGGTGGTGTTTGCTGCTGGTGGTGGTCCTGATGGGAACAAGGACCGTAAGAAGACCGTCGACCTTGGCGGGTCGCTCGCTTCCATTGACGCCGCTCAACGGGCAGGTGTGCGGCGTTTTGTACAAATCTCGGCGATGGGTGTTGATGAACCACTTCCTGAGGACACCGGCGATGTGTGGGCTGCCTACGTTGAGGCGAAGCGTGACGCCGACACAGCGTTGCGTGACAGTGGATTGCAGTGGACGATCATTCGCCCCGGTGCGCTCACGGATGAGGCCGCAACGGGCGCAGTGACGGTGGGGGACACAGTTGATCGTGGGGAGATCACTCGCGCGGACGTCGCTGCTCTTGTTGCTGCTGCTCTTGCCACAGATTCAACGATTGGCACCCAGTGGGAGGCAATTAATGGGGACACCCCCATTGGCGATGCTGTGCGCGGAATCTCCGCGTAG
- a CDS encoding ABC transporter ATP-binding protein gives MTAVINATHLSRTFPGNPPIHALRDATLRVEPGEKLAIYGPSGAGKSTLLNLLGLLDAPTSGSYTVLGEETASMPARTKDHLRSQAIGFVFQQFHILGHRTTRENIDLKLSIARTPTTTRTRLIDEALDKVGLTHRTHSHARNLSGGEKQRLAIARAIVNKPQIVLADEPTGNLDARNTDLILTLLDDFSAAGIAIVVITHSDRTAAWSHRNVYIDDGVLTNTPPRS, from the coding sequence GTGACTGCCGTCATCAACGCCACCCACCTGTCACGCACCTTCCCCGGCAACCCACCCATCCACGCCCTCCGCGATGCAACCCTCCGCGTCGAACCCGGAGAAAAACTCGCGATCTACGGCCCATCCGGAGCCGGCAAATCCACCCTCCTCAACCTGCTCGGCCTCCTCGACGCACCCACCAGCGGAAGTTACACCGTCCTTGGCGAAGAAACCGCGAGCATGCCAGCACGCACCAAAGACCACCTACGGTCCCAAGCAATCGGATTCGTCTTCCAACAATTCCACATCCTCGGACACCGAACGACCAGGGAAAACATCGACCTGAAACTGTCCATCGCCCGCACCCCCACAACCACCCGAACCCGTCTCATCGACGAAGCCCTCGACAAAGTCGGACTCACCCACCGAACACACTCCCACGCAAGGAACCTCTCCGGCGGCGAAAAACAACGGCTCGCCATCGCCCGCGCCATCGTCAACAAACCACAAATCGTCCTAGCAGACGAACCCACCGGGAACCTTGACGCCCGCAACACCGACCTCATCCTCACGCTCCTCGACGACTTCTCCGCAGCCGGCATCGCCATCGTCGTCATCACCCACTCCGATCGCACAGCAGCCTGGTCACACCGCAACGTCTACATCGACGACGGGGTCCTCACCAACACCCCACCCAGGAGCTAA
- a CDS encoding peptidase inhibitor family I36 protein yields the protein MNRKVRRLNRERDNIRKAFILLGAALLAICGVPAPASAAYTECPKGYYCLWSKVNYTGDKMFSAKDLEPYSNYGGVIGGMENRASSVFNNGRISNIHACVNATCKGWYFDLTNPVNAKKTGTVTYGQQVRDPNLANGAGYQGYPGHKSLNFDNKLSRHNWFN from the coding sequence ATGAACCGAAAGGTTCGGCGATTAAACCGTGAAAGAGACAATATACGTAAAGCATTTATATTACTTGGTGCTGCTTTGCTTGCGATATGTGGCGTGCCCGCACCAGCGAGCGCCGCCTACACAGAATGCCCGAAGGGGTATTACTGCCTGTGGTCAAAAGTGAACTACACCGGTGACAAGATGTTTTCGGCAAAGGATCTTGAACCCTACTCAAACTACGGAGGGGTGATCGGTGGAATGGAGAATCGCGCAAGCTCGGTCTTTAACAACGGAAGAATTTCCAATATTCATGCTTGTGTCAACGCCACCTGCAAAGGCTGGTATTTTGACCTAACCAATCCTGTGAACGCCAAGAAGACCGGGACGGTGACTTACGGGCAGCAAGTCCGTGACCCAAATCTGGCGAATGGTGCTGGTTACCAGGGCTACCCCGGTCACAAATCCTTGAACTTCGACAATAAGCTGAGTCGTCACAACTGGTTCAACTAA